One Pyxicephalus adspersus chromosome 3, UCB_Pads_2.0, whole genome shotgun sequence genomic window carries:
- the SLC25A42 gene encoding mitochondrial coenzyme A transporter SLC25A42 isoform X1 gives MTGEDAERGRGYNTTMTPLGAAGSLSPPPGVAVFSNLAGKNRGMENGIKESKVNLNRNGAHTVLPTAVVSEGNKNGKGVLNSLMSGALAGAVAKTAVAPLDRTKIIFQVSSNRFSAKEAYKLIYRTYLNEGFLSLWRGNSATMVRVIPYAAIQFCAHEQYKKLLGGYFGFQGSVLTPFPRLLAGSLAGTTAAMLTYPLDLVRARMAVTPKEMYSNIIHVFIRMSKEEGLKTLYRGFAPTILGVIPYAGISFFTYETLKKLHAEHSGRTQPYPFERLLFGACAGLLGQSASYPLDVVRRRMQTAGVTGHTYGSILGTMREVVVEEGFIHGLYKGLSMNWVKGPIAVGISFTTFDLTQILLKKLQKMSSVQR, from the exons ATGACTGGTGAGGATGCTGAAAGAGGGAGGGGCTACAATACCACGATGACGCCTTTAGGAGCAGCAGGGAGTCTCTCACCTCCTCCAG gagtcGCTGTGTTTTCTAACTTAGCTGGGAAGAATCGTGGTATGGAGAATGGTATTAAGGAAAGCAAAGTGAATCTAAACAGAAATGGAGCACACACTGTCCTACCCACTGCTGTGGTGTCAGAG ggaaataaaaatggcaaaggAGTCCTTAACTCCTTAATGTCTGGAGCTTTGGCTGGTGCTGTGGCAAAAACAGCAGTTGCACCACTGGACAGaactaaaataatattccaaG TATCTTCAAACAGATTTTCAGCCAAG GAAGCTTACAAATTAATCTACCGCACCTACCTCAATGAAGGTTTCCTGAGCCTATGGAGGGGCAATTCTGCAACCATGGTGCGGGTTATCCCGTATGCAGCTATACAGTTTTGTGCACATGAACAGTACAAAAAACTGCTCGGCGGCTACTTTGGCTTCCAAGGATC TGTTTTGACACCGTTCCCACGCCTCCTTGCAGGATCTCTTGCAGGTACAACAGCTGCCATGTTAACCTACCCGCTGGATCTTGTTCGTGCACGTATGGCTGTGACACCAAAGGAAAT GTACAGTAACATCATACACGTCTTTATCCGTATGTCAAAAGAAGAGGGCTTGAAGACCTTGTACCGAGGCTTCGCTCCTACAATTCTAGGAGTAATTCCCTATGCAGGAATCAGCTTCTTTACCTACGAAACACTAAAGAAACTGCATGCag AGCACAGTGGCAGGACCCAGCCATACCCTTTTGAACGTTTGCTGTTTGGAGCCTGTGCTGGACTCTTAGGTCAGTCTGCTTCCTATCCTCTGGATGTTGTAAGAAGGCGAATGCAGACTGCTGGTGTTACTGGACATACATATGGCTCCATCCTTGGTACCATGAGGGAAGTGGTGGTTGAAGAAGGTTTTATCCATGGTTTGTATAAAGGGCTCAGCATGAACTGGGTAAAGGGTCCAATTGCAGTAGGCATCAGCTTTACCACCTTTGACTTAACACAGATTCTTCTGAAAAAGCTTCAAAAAATGTCCAGTGTTCAGAGGTAG
- the SLC25A42 gene encoding mitochondrial coenzyme A transporter SLC25A42 isoform X2 gives MENGIKESKVNLNRNGAHTVLPTAVVSEGNKNGKGVLNSLMSGALAGAVAKTAVAPLDRTKIIFQVSSNRFSAKEAYKLIYRTYLNEGFLSLWRGNSATMVRVIPYAAIQFCAHEQYKKLLGGYFGFQGSVLTPFPRLLAGSLAGTTAAMLTYPLDLVRARMAVTPKEMYSNIIHVFIRMSKEEGLKTLYRGFAPTILGVIPYAGISFFTYETLKKLHAEHSGRTQPYPFERLLFGACAGLLGQSASYPLDVVRRRMQTAGVTGHTYGSILGTMREVVVEEGFIHGLYKGLSMNWVKGPIAVGISFTTFDLTQILLKKLQKMSSVQR, from the exons ATGGAGAATGGTATTAAGGAAAGCAAAGTGAATCTAAACAGAAATGGAGCACACACTGTCCTACCCACTGCTGTGGTGTCAGAG ggaaataaaaatggcaaaggAGTCCTTAACTCCTTAATGTCTGGAGCTTTGGCTGGTGCTGTGGCAAAAACAGCAGTTGCACCACTGGACAGaactaaaataatattccaaG TATCTTCAAACAGATTTTCAGCCAAG GAAGCTTACAAATTAATCTACCGCACCTACCTCAATGAAGGTTTCCTGAGCCTATGGAGGGGCAATTCTGCAACCATGGTGCGGGTTATCCCGTATGCAGCTATACAGTTTTGTGCACATGAACAGTACAAAAAACTGCTCGGCGGCTACTTTGGCTTCCAAGGATC TGTTTTGACACCGTTCCCACGCCTCCTTGCAGGATCTCTTGCAGGTACAACAGCTGCCATGTTAACCTACCCGCTGGATCTTGTTCGTGCACGTATGGCTGTGACACCAAAGGAAAT GTACAGTAACATCATACACGTCTTTATCCGTATGTCAAAAGAAGAGGGCTTGAAGACCTTGTACCGAGGCTTCGCTCCTACAATTCTAGGAGTAATTCCCTATGCAGGAATCAGCTTCTTTACCTACGAAACACTAAAGAAACTGCATGCag AGCACAGTGGCAGGACCCAGCCATACCCTTTTGAACGTTTGCTGTTTGGAGCCTGTGCTGGACTCTTAGGTCAGTCTGCTTCCTATCCTCTGGATGTTGTAAGAAGGCGAATGCAGACTGCTGGTGTTACTGGACATACATATGGCTCCATCCTTGGTACCATGAGGGAAGTGGTGGTTGAAGAAGGTTTTATCCATGGTTTGTATAAAGGGCTCAGCATGAACTGGGTAAAGGGTCCAATTGCAGTAGGCATCAGCTTTACCACCTTTGACTTAACACAGATTCTTCTGAAAAAGCTTCAAAAAATGTCCAGTGTTCAGAGGTAG